TCTAAAGGAATGGAAAAAAAACAACATAGAGCTGAGATGGAAAAATTAACTCCTGAACAACGAAATCAGCTAATGTTGAAAAAAATGACATTAGAACTGGATTTAAATGCAAAACAGCAAGATCAAATGAAACAAGTCATTATGGAACAAAGCAAAAAAAGAGAAGCTTTGAGAGAGGCTCATAAGGCAGATAAGAAAGAGATGACTAGTGACGAACGTTTTGCCATGAAAAACAAAATGTTAGACGAACAAATTGCTATGAAAGCAAAAATGAAAAACATATTATCTCCGGAGCAATTTGAAAAATGGGATGCTATGAAAAAGAACCATCATCATAGAAAAGGAATGCATCAAAGAAGAGGGATGCATGAAAGAAACACAAAAGAAGAAATGAAAAAATAATTTTAAAAAAAACTCTCGGTTAATGCCGAGAGTTTTTTTTTGTATTAAAAAGTTTTAGCAACTTTGTCAACGGCTTGAATCGTAAAATCCAAATCTTCATATGAAAGTGCATCCGTAATAAACCAAGTTTCATACGCTGAAGGCGCAATATAAACCCCTTCATTTAATAATCCGTGGAAGAATTTCTTAAAAGTTTCATTGTCACCGTTCCCTGCCGTTTTAAGATCAACAACTGGTCTCGCATCAAAATGTACTGAAATCATCGAACCAATTCTATTGATTGTAAAAACAACATTATTAGCTTTCAAAACTTTATCAATCCCTTCATGTAAGTAGGCTGTTTTATCTGCTAATCTTTGAAAAATAGCACGATCATTATCTAATGTTTGCAACATGGCTAATCCAGCGGCCATAGCAAGTGGATTTCCCGATAGTGTTCCTGCTTGATAAACAGGTCCTAGAGGCGCTAAGTAATTCATTATTTCTTCGCGAGCAGCAAAAGCACCCACAGGTAAACCTCCACCGATTACTTTTCCGAAACAAACAATATCAGCATCCACATTAAAAAGTTCTTGAACTCCACCTCTTGCTAATCGGAATCCGGTCATTACCTCATCAAAAATAAGTAGAATTCCATTAGCAGTACAAAGTGTTCTTAATCCTTCAAGAAACCCTTTATTTGGAGGAATACAACCCATGTTTCCTGCAACAGGTTCTACAATAATTGCTGCAATTTCATTTTCATTGGCTTCAATTAAAGTCTTTACGTTTTCTAAATCATTGTAATTAGCCAATAAAGTATCCTTGGCAGTTCCTTCCGTAACTCCGGGACTATTAGGACTACCGAAAGTAATTGCACCACTTCCTGCCTGAATCAAAAATGAATCAGAATGGCCGTGATAACAACCAGCAAATTTTACTATTTTATCTCTTTTTGTAAATCCACGAGCTAGTCTTACGGCGCTCATACAAGCTTCGGTTCCTGAATTTACAAAACGTATTTTATCAATATTGGGCACCATTGCAACAGCTAAGGCTGCAATTTGAGTTTCTAATTCGGTAGGCATTCCAAAAGAGGTTCCTAGTTTAGCTTTCTCAATTACTGCTTGTACAACTGGTTCAAAAGCATGTCCCAAAATCATTGGCCCCCATGAATTAATGTAATCAATTAAACGATTTCCGTCTTCATCGTATAAATAGGCTCCTTTGGCACTTTTTACAAAAATCGGAGTTCCTCCTACCGCTTTAAATGCTCTTACTGGTGAGTTTACACCACCAGGTATTACTTTTTCTGCTTCAGCAAAAAGCTGACTACTTCTTTTATATATCATTTTTTTGTATAAATTCTAAATGTGAAATTATGATAATTTAATTTACTCTCAGTTTTTGTCCAATGGAGATTGTATTTTCTGACAGATTATTTTTTAGTTTTAAGTCGGTAACTAGTAAGTTGTATTTCCTAGAAATAGAGTACAAAGTATCTCCTTTTTGCACCTCATAATAATCACCAGACTGTGTATTTACACTAGCTATTTTTATAGGTTGATTTTCTGTTCGTGTATAGTTGATTCCTAAAACTTGGGAATCATATTGCCCTAAATTATAGCGTTCAATATAAGATATTAGCTTTTCAGGGTATCTAGGATCTGTAGCATAACCTGCTCTTCTAAGTCCTTTCGCCCAAGCTTGATAATCTGATTTTGACAAGGCAAACAAACTGGAATACCTACTTCTCCCTGTCAAAAACAAGGCGTGATCTTTAAAAGATTCAGCTGGTTCTTTGTATTTTCTAAAACATTCTTGACTGGAATCATCATCATGCCTAACACTTTCTCCCGTCCAATCTACATGGCATTTAATTCCAAAATGATTATTTGCTGTTACAGCTAAATCTCCTCTTCCTGCACCAGATTCCAAAATTCCCTGAGCCAGAATAATACTCGCTGGAATTCCATAAACTTTCATATTATTCATGGCAATATCTTTATATTGAGAAATATAATTTCCTATAACATCATTAGAAACAACCGTTCTTGAAGTGGATTCGATTATTTCATCTTCTTGTGCTCTCTTTTCGTTTTCTCTCTTTTCTTGAAGTACTTTCTTTTCAGCTATGGGTTTTGCAATAATTTTCTTTTTAGAAGTACGAACAACTGGCTTTTTATTACTTTGAGAAACTGCTTTGGTGGTTACAATTGGAGATTTTGTAGCGTTACAACTTATTAACGTTATAATTATAAAAAGGAGTACGATTTTTTTAAACATGGATATCTAGTGTTGGTAATTTTTTCTTTTTTAATTTCAAATTCATTCCCTGTATTCCTTGAATTCCACCAGTGTGAATCAATAAAATTTTGGAGTGCGAAGGAAAATGATTTGTAGCAATCCTATCCATAACGCCAAAAACCATCTTTCCAGTATAAATAGGATCTAATGGAATTTTATTTTCTTGATAAAACTGGTTTATAAAAGCAATCAGTTCTTCATTAATTTTACCGTAACCACCAAAATGATAGTCCGCAATTAGTTCCCAATTTTTATTCTGCGCAAAAATACGAATTTCATCTTTTAAAAAGTCTCCTTTTAAAGCGGGAAATCCTAAAACTTTTTGATGAGGAAGTGCGCTATTTATAATACCTGAAATAGTACCACCAGTTCCCACTGAACAACAAATGTAATCAAATTGACTATCCACAGGAGTTAAAATTTCCTGACATCCTTTTATTGCCAATTCATTAGTACCTCCTTCAGGAATAAGGTAAAAGTTTCCGTAAATACTTTTTAAAGTTTCTAAAAACAATGTTTCTTGCTTGTTTCGGTATTCTTCTCTAGAAACAAATTTAAATTCCATACCACAGTTTTTAGCAAATTGCAATGTTGGATTTTCTGCAATTTTACTTTCTAATTCATCGCCACGAATAATTCCTATTGTCCGAAATCCATTTTCTTGACCTGCATAAGCAACTGCAGCAATATGATTCGAATAAGCTCCTCCAAACGTGAGCAATGTATCTTTATGCTCTTTTTTTGCTTGAAGCAAATTGTATTTTAACTTCCTGAATTTATTTCCTGATACAAAAGGATGAATAAGATCTTCCCGTTTTATAGAAACGGTAATCGAATTTGGAAACGATATGGTCAGGTGTTGATTCAATCTTTTTTTTTACAAAGGTAAAATTTATATACAACAAAAAAATGCAATCAGTTACTGATTGCATTTTTTAGAATCATAAAAAACAAACTAATTTTTAATTATAATTTTCTGATTGAAAATCGCGTTTTCATTTGTAGCTAACTTCGCAAAATAAATTCCATCACTTAGGTTTGCTGTTGTAAAACTATAAGTAGTATTAGTCCCTAGGTCTTTTTTATTAAAAATGAGTTTTCCTAAAACATCATATAAACTACAAGACACTAATTCCTTTTGCAAA
The Flavobacterium sp. WC2421 genome window above contains:
- the hemL gene encoding glutamate-1-semialdehyde 2,1-aminomutase, whose product is MIYKRSSQLFAEAEKVIPGGVNSPVRAFKAVGGTPIFVKSAKGAYLYDEDGNRLIDYINSWGPMILGHAFEPVVQAVIEKAKLGTSFGMPTELETQIAALAVAMVPNIDKIRFVNSGTEACMSAVRLARGFTKRDKIVKFAGCYHGHSDSFLIQAGSGAITFGSPNSPGVTEGTAKDTLLANYNDLENVKTLIEANENEIAAIIVEPVAGNMGCIPPNKGFLEGLRTLCTANGILLIFDEVMTGFRLARGGVQELFNVDADIVCFGKVIGGGLPVGAFAAREEIMNYLAPLGPVYQAGTLSGNPLAMAAGLAMLQTLDNDRAIFQRLADKTAYLHEGIDKVLKANNVVFTINRIGSMISVHFDARPVVDLKTAGNGDNETFKKFFHGLLNEGVYIAPSAYETWFITDALSYEDLDFTIQAVDKVAKTF
- a CDS encoding glucosaminidase domain-containing protein, producing the protein MFKKIVLLFIIITLISCNATKSPIVTTKAVSQSNKKPVVRTSKKKIIAKPIAEKKVLQEKRENEKRAQEDEIIESTSRTVVSNDVIGNYISQYKDIAMNNMKVYGIPASIILAQGILESGAGRGDLAVTANNHFGIKCHVDWTGESVRHDDDSSQECFRKYKEPAESFKDHALFLTGRSRYSSLFALSKSDYQAWAKGLRRAGYATDPRYPEKLISYIERYNLGQYDSQVLGINYTRTENQPIKIASVNTQSGDYYEVQKGDTLYSISRKYNLLVTDLKLKNNLSENTISIGQKLRVN
- a CDS encoding 1-aminocyclopropane-1-carboxylate deaminase/D-cysteine desulfhydrase codes for the protein MNQHLTISFPNSITVSIKREDLIHPFVSGNKFRKLKYNLLQAKKEHKDTLLTFGGAYSNHIAAVAYAGQENGFRTIGIIRGDELESKIAENPTLQFAKNCGMEFKFVSREEYRNKQETLFLETLKSIYGNFYLIPEGGTNELAIKGCQEILTPVDSQFDYICCSVGTGGTISGIINSALPHQKVLGFPALKGDFLKDEIRIFAQNKNWELIADYHFGGYGKINEELIAFINQFYQENKIPLDPIYTGKMVFGVMDRIATNHFPSHSKILLIHTGGIQGIQGMNLKLKKKKLPTLDIHV